One stretch of Thermoplasmata archaeon DNA includes these proteins:
- a CDS encoding hydroxymethylglutaryl-CoA reductase, degradative, which translates to MKTSKISGFYNLSITDRLKILRDFANLTDEDLKIFSSTMDLEVANRMIENVVGLTEIPVGIATNFLINEKEYLIPMAIEEPSVVAAASNAAKLARVKGGFKATATEPLMIGQIQLVKLKDPYSAKFEVIRHKEEIIKIANEQDPMLLSLGGGAKNIEVRILDSAVGTMVIVHLIVDVRDAMGANAVNTMAEAVAPYLESITGGKVYLRILSNLAVYRLARAKALFARQELGDNAIEGIISAYHFAEIDPFRAATHNKGIMNGIDAVIVATSNDWRAVEAGAHAYAALKGYDSLTKWETSEDGDLIGTIELPIAIGVIGGATSSNPKAKIARKILNVNTAQEFSEVLASVGLAQNFAAIRALATEGIQRGHMGLHARNIAIMAGAKGEEIEKVTQAMIQRKKIRVDIAKEILAQIRE; encoded by the coding sequence ATGAAAACCTCTAAAATCTCTGGATTTTATAATTTATCGATAACAGATCGACTAAAGATACTGAGAGATTTTGCGAACCTCACAGATGAAGATTTAAAAATATTCAGTTCTACTATGGACCTTGAAGTTGCAAACAGAATGATTGAAAATGTGGTTGGCCTAACTGAGATACCGGTAGGCATTGCTACAAATTTTTTGATCAATGAAAAAGAGTATTTGATACCCATGGCGATAGAAGAGCCGAGTGTAGTTGCAGCAGCCAGCAATGCTGCAAAGCTTGCCAGGGTAAAAGGTGGCTTTAAGGCAACTGCTACTGAACCATTGATGATTGGTCAGATTCAGCTTGTAAAGCTTAAAGACCCTTATTCTGCAAAATTTGAAGTTATAAGACACAAAGAAGAGATTATCAAAATAGCGAATGAGCAGGATCCCATGCTTCTTAGTCTGGGTGGTGGTGCAAAAAATATAGAAGTGAGAATACTGGATTCCGCGGTTGGAACAATGGTCATAGTTCATCTGATCGTGGATGTAAGAGATGCGATGGGTGCCAATGCCGTTAACACAATGGCAGAGGCTGTAGCACCATATTTAGAGTCAATAACTGGCGGTAAAGTGTATCTCAGGATACTCAGCAATCTGGCTGTTTACAGACTGGCTAGGGCAAAAGCCTTATTTGCAAGGCAAGAGCTGGGAGATAATGCAATAGAAGGCATAATAAGTGCTTACCACTTTGCAGAGATCGATCCTTTCAGAGCCGCTACACATAATAAGGGTATTATGAATGGGATAGATGCTGTGATAGTGGCAACCTCAAATGATTGGAGAGCTGTAGAGGCTGGAGCACATGCCTATGCAGCGCTTAAAGGATATGACTCGCTGACAAAATGGGAAACATCAGAGGATGGGGATCTGATTGGAACTATTGAGCTTCCTATAGCCATAGGGGTGATTGGAGGTGCCACTTCTTCGAATCCAAAAGCAAAGATTGCAAGAAAGATCCTCAATGTGAACACAGCACAGGAATTTTCAGAGGTATTGGCCAGTGTGGGGCTGGCTCAAAACTTTGCAGCGATAAGGGCACTTGCAACTGAGGGAATACAGAGAGGGCATATGGGCCTACATGCTCGCAACATTGCAATTATGGCGGGAGCCAAGGGTGAGGAGATCGAAAAGGTAACACAGGCAATGATACAGAGAAAAAAGATAAGGGTAGACATAGCCAAAGAAATACTGGCCCAAATCAGAGAATGA
- a CDS encoding Mrp/NBP35 family ATP-binding protein, giving the protein MVADLSKIKPILQQTDKMQQKMKGIKHKLMVMSGKGGVGKTTVAVNLAVALSNRGYKVGILDADMHGPNVPKMLGIPSTTKLYGSDEGIDPISVSSTLKMVSIELILPDSDTPVIWRGSLKHKAIQQFLEDVNWGELDYLIVDLPPGTGDEPLSVVQLIKDVDGVIIVITPQEVALIDAKKAINFARQVNVKVVGLIENMSGDVFGIGGGEKAAKDFSVPFLGRVPLNKKIVESGDKGIPFILEPVETDYVKEFNTITDKLLNNIENKN; this is encoded by the coding sequence ATGGTAGCAGATCTTTCAAAAATAAAGCCTATTTTACAGCAAACTGATAAGATGCAACAAAAAATGAAAGGTATTAAACATAAGCTTATGGTGATGAGTGGTAAAGGAGGAGTTGGTAAAACCACAGTTGCTGTAAACCTTGCAGTAGCACTGTCTAATAGAGGATATAAAGTTGGAATTTTAGATGCAGATATGCATGGCCCAAATGTCCCAAAAATGTTAGGCATACCTTCAACTACAAAACTGTATGGTTCAGATGAAGGCATTGATCCTATTTCTGTCTCTTCAACTCTAAAAATGGTCTCTATTGAATTAATACTACCCGACTCAGATACTCCAGTGATATGGAGAGGTTCATTAAAGCATAAGGCAATACAACAATTTTTAGAAGATGTAAACTGGGGCGAGTTAGATTATCTTATTGTTGATTTACCGCCGGGAACTGGCGACGAGCCGTTGAGTGTAGTGCAGTTGATAAAAGATGTAGACGGGGTCATAATAGTAATAACACCTCAGGAAGTAGCGTTAATAGATGCCAAAAAAGCAATCAATTTTGCAAGGCAGGTTAATGTAAAGGTTGTAGGATTAATAGAAAATATGAGCGGAGATGTGTTTGGAATAGGCGGTGGAGAGAAAGCGGCCAAGGATTTTAGCGTACCATTTTTAGGCAGAGTGCCGTTGAACAAGAAGATTGTAGAGTCTGGAGATAAAGGTATTCCGTTTATATTAGAACCTGTTGAAACAGACTATGTAAAAGAATTCAATACAATAACAGATAAGCTATTGAATAATATAGAAAATAAAAACTGA
- a CDS encoding class I SAM-dependent methyltransferase yields MFHKRESLFDENEILDFLEVSENMSILDAGCGDGFYTKMFVKRSKNVTAIDLYSDFFEELNSLGVKTYKADICTFDLGTYDLIFLANVFHDLDCQDKVFEKLYKICNNRVAILDFKLDTPFGPPERIRIPKEKMINMFEGNKFKLIKEKDLKYHYFLIFKKVNIR; encoded by the coding sequence ATGTTTCATAAAAGAGAGTCTTTGTTCGATGAAAATGAAATACTGGATTTTTTAGAAGTCAGTGAGAATATGAGCATTTTAGATGCCGGCTGTGGAGATGGTTTTTACACAAAAATGTTTGTAAAGAGATCGAAAAATGTAACCGCTATAGATTTATACAGCGATTTTTTTGAAGAGCTCAATAGCCTTGGTGTTAAAACATATAAAGCAGACATCTGCACTTTTGATCTTGGAACTTATGATCTTATTTTTCTTGCAAATGTATTTCATGACCTAGATTGTCAGGATAAGGTATTTGAAAAACTTTATAAGATATGTAATAACAGAGTGGCAATACTGGATTTTAAGTTAGATACTCCGTTTGGCCCTCCAGAAAGAATAAGGATCCCTAAAGAAAAGATGATCAATATGTTTGAAGGCAATAAATTTAAGTTGATTAAAGAAAAAGATCTGAAGTATCATTATTTTCTGATATTTAAAAAAGTTAATATAAGATAA
- a CDS encoding glycosyltransferase family 2 protein: MISIVIPTRNEEKSIGLVISEIHKEMNEEYEIIVVDSSSDKTPEIANSLGAKIIREERKGYGRAYKTGFSVVNGDIIVTLDGDDTYPVTEIPVLIEYLRSHDVDFISCDRITKLSGLEEMDKTHRLGNAILNFAFLMLYFHKIKDSQSGMWIFKKSLLKKMNLNADGMAFSEEIKVEALKNGKFIEIPIKYGIRKGQKKLNTFRDGILNLLFLIKKRFTG; this comes from the coding sequence GTGATCTCAATAGTAATCCCTACCAGAAACGAAGAGAAAAGTATAGGGTTAGTAATCAGCGAGATTCATAAAGAGATGAATGAAGAATATGAAATAATAGTGGTAGATAGCTCCTCAGATAAAACCCCTGAAATTGCCAATTCCTTGGGTGCTAAGATAATCAGAGAAGAGAGAAAGGGATATGGAAGAGCATATAAAACTGGTTTTTCTGTGGTAAATGGAGATATAATAGTAACTTTGGACGGAGATGATACATATCCTGTTACTGAGATACCTGTCTTGATAGAGTATCTACGTTCTCACGATGTAGATTTTATTTCTTGTGATCGAATTACAAAATTGAGTGGTCTAGAAGAGATGGATAAAACACATAGGCTTGGAAATGCTATTTTGAATTTTGCGTTTTTAATGCTTTATTTCCATAAAATAAAAGATTCCCAGTCAGGAATGTGGATATTTAAAAAATCATTGCTTAAAAAAATGAATTTAAATGCGGATGGAATGGCATTTTCTGAAGAAATTAAAGTAGAGGCCTTAAAAAATGGTAAATTTATTGAGATTCCTATTAAATACGGCATTAGAAAAGGTCAAAAAAAGTTAAATACATTTAGAGATGGGATACTAAATCTATTGTTTTTAATAAAAAAAAGGTTTACAGGATAG
- a CDS encoding cob(I)yrinic acid a,c-diamide adenosyltransferase: protein MIHVYCGNGKGKTTAAFGLAMRAKGRGFKVCVVQFLKNEDSGETISAKALGIEVYQFGNPWFVIDSPAEADFLMAEKGFKFAVEKIYSKKYDLIILDEINVALFYKLLNVDDLLEVLNTLPSNLELVLTGRYASEKVIDKADLVTEMKEIKHYYSKGVLARIGIEK from the coding sequence ATGATACATGTTTATTGTGGTAATGGAAAAGGCAAGACTACAGCTGCTTTTGGATTGGCTATGCGAGCAAAAGGCAGAGGTTTTAAAGTTTGCGTTGTACAATTTTTGAAAAATGAAGACTCTGGAGAAACAATCTCTGCTAAGGCTTTAGGAATTGAGGTATATCAATTTGGAAATCCATGGTTTGTCATAGATAGTCCCGCTGAAGCAGACTTTTTAATGGCTGAAAAAGGGTTTAAATTTGCGGTTGAAAAAATTTATTCAAAAAAATATGATTTAATAATACTGGACGAAATTAACGTTGCACTTTTTTATAAGCTGCTAAATGTTGATGATCTTTTAGAGGTATTAAATACATTACCATCAAATCTAGAACTGGTTTTAACTGGAAGATATGCTTCAGAAAAAGTTATTGATAAAGCAGATCTTGTAACAGAAATGAAAGAGATAAAACATTACTATAGTAAGGGAGTATTGGCAAGGATAGGAATAGAGAAATAA
- the leuS gene encoding leucine--tRNA ligase — translation MNSDIEKKWQNLWNSKKIFEPKLDKNKKKFFITVPYPYANGPLHIGHGRAYTVGDVIARFKRAQGYNVLFPMAFHVSGTPILAISDMIKNKDPEIINLYISYLKLYENDDEKIKEILNDFASPYNVAIYFAEKIQEDFKSLGLSIDWTRKFHTAEKQYNKFVEWQFKKLYSLNLIKKGDYPITFSIKDQNPVGEDDIKEGDTDKVSILEFTSIKFSFEDGYLLASTLRPETVFGVTNLWINPNSEYFKVRISDKLYFVSKEAFEKLEYQIENVKSIEKLKGTYFIDKTAKLDILDRAVPILPAEFVDPDNATGIVYSVPAHAPYDFIALRDLKQNENYAQLNITPIKIIDLPNYKTFPAEEVCKKLNIKDQNDVKLEEATKIIYKDEFYNGILNEKCGQFQGLKISEIKDNVQKWLLETGNAMLFYELSRKTMTRGGNKVIASIVHGQWFIDYKDQKLKTMAHNLVSKMDIYPEKYKQQFNEVIDWLRERPCARRRGLGTNLPFEDGWVIESLSDSTIYMVLYTIINYIREYNISPEDLTYEFFESLFLDAEYDGAVAPELMQNIKESFKYWYPNDIRVTSTPHISNHLTFFIMNHAAIFPEVYWPKALGILGVLIREGAKMSKSKGNVVPLSSVSNKYSADLYRLYIVSTTDIDSEMDWRESEVEGLERKFERFEELINESVEVNKIKEMDSLDLWLLSRFYSKLKDAKAKMSQYKFRDAVIEIFFNFMIDIKYYEKRKGKESRRKIIRNIMEDWLISLSPVIPHICEEYWHKLGYENFISLQLFPETNEKLINKNIEYEVEYVESVLSDIMHILELLKNRSNTVYIYTLNEARQHILDLALKEDRKILMSSLKNKEDILFANKLYSGNILKSYRKIDEPELLKESSKYIENEIGLKLVINGDYDPKNKKNYALPNKPSIYIE, via the coding sequence ATGAATAGTGATATTGAAAAGAAATGGCAGAACCTATGGAACTCTAAAAAGATATTTGAACCTAAATTAGATAAAAACAAAAAGAAGTTTTTTATTACTGTCCCATATCCATATGCAAATGGCCCGTTACATATTGGGCATGGAAGAGCATATACTGTCGGAGATGTAATTGCAAGGTTTAAGCGGGCTCAGGGTTACAATGTTTTGTTTCCAATGGCCTTTCATGTTTCTGGCACTCCGATTCTCGCTATATCCGATATGATAAAAAACAAAGATCCTGAAATAATAAATCTATATATATCATATTTGAAGCTATATGAAAACGATGATGAAAAGATTAAAGAGATTTTAAATGATTTTGCTTCCCCATATAATGTTGCAATTTATTTTGCTGAAAAAATTCAAGAAGATTTTAAAAGTTTAGGATTATCTATTGACTGGACTAGAAAATTTCATACTGCAGAAAAGCAATATAATAAATTTGTAGAATGGCAATTTAAAAAGCTTTATAGTTTAAATTTAATAAAGAAGGGAGATTATCCGATCACATTTAGCATAAAAGACCAGAATCCGGTTGGAGAAGATGATATTAAGGAGGGAGATACAGACAAAGTATCAATACTTGAATTTACAAGCATTAAATTCAGCTTTGAAGATGGATATCTTTTGGCCAGCACCCTGAGACCTGAAACGGTATTTGGGGTAACAAATCTATGGATTAATCCTAATTCAGAGTACTTTAAAGTACGCATCTCGGATAAGCTGTACTTTGTTTCAAAAGAAGCTTTTGAAAAACTAGAGTATCAGATAGAAAATGTGAAAAGCATAGAAAAATTAAAAGGCACATATTTTATTGATAAAACTGCAAAGTTAGATATTCTTGACAGAGCAGTTCCAATATTGCCAGCAGAGTTTGTAGACCCAGATAATGCAACCGGCATAGTATACTCTGTTCCTGCGCATGCACCTTATGACTTTATTGCTTTAAGAGATCTAAAGCAAAACGAGAATTATGCGCAATTAAATATAACACCGATAAAAATAATTGATCTTCCAAATTATAAGACGTTCCCTGCCGAAGAAGTATGTAAAAAACTGAATATTAAAGATCAAAATGATGTAAAGCTGGAAGAAGCCACGAAGATCATCTATAAAGATGAGTTTTATAATGGCATTTTAAATGAAAAATGTGGCCAATTTCAAGGGTTGAAGATCTCTGAAATAAAAGACAATGTTCAGAAGTGGCTACTGGAAACCGGAAATGCAATGTTATTTTACGAGCTGTCCAGAAAAACTATGACCAGAGGTGGCAATAAGGTCATTGCTTCGATAGTGCATGGGCAATGGTTCATTGACTACAAAGATCAAAAGTTAAAAACCATGGCGCATAATTTAGTTTCAAAGATGGATATTTATCCTGAAAAATATAAGCAACAATTTAATGAAGTAATTGATTGGTTAAGAGAAAGACCATGCGCCAGAAGAAGGGGATTAGGAACAAATCTTCCATTTGAAGATGGTTGGGTTATTGAATCACTTTCAGACTCAACGATATATATGGTTTTATATACCATAATCAATTACATAAGAGAATATAACATATCTCCCGAAGATCTCACTTATGAATTTTTTGAATCCTTGTTTTTGGATGCAGAGTATGATGGAGCTGTTGCACCAGAATTGATGCAAAATATTAAAGAATCATTTAAATACTGGTATCCAAACGATATCAGGGTCACAAGCACTCCGCATATCAGCAATCATCTTACATTTTTTATAATGAATCATGCTGCAATATTTCCAGAAGTTTACTGGCCTAAGGCATTAGGAATACTTGGCGTGCTAATAAGAGAAGGCGCTAAAATGTCAAAATCTAAAGGAAATGTGGTGCCGCTCTCTTCAGTATCAAATAAGTATTCAGCCGATCTATATAGATTATATATCGTATCTACAACAGATATAGATAGTGAAATGGACTGGAGAGAATCTGAAGTTGAAGGGTTAGAAAGAAAATTTGAAAGATTTGAAGAACTTATTAATGAATCTGTTGAAGTAAATAAAATAAAAGAGATGGATTCGTTAGATCTATGGCTATTATCTAGATTTTATTCTAAACTGAAAGATGCAAAGGCAAAGATGTCACAATATAAGTTCAGGGATGCGGTCATAGAAATATTTTTCAATTTTATGATCGATATAAAATATTACGAGAAAAGAAAAGGAAAAGAAAGTAGAAGAAAAATAATACGCAATATAATGGAAGATTGGTTAATAAGTTTGTCTCCCGTAATACCTCATATATGCGAAGAATACTGGCATAAGCTGGGCTATGAAAATTTCATATCTTTACAGCTCTTCCCAGAAACAAACGAGAAATTAATAAACAAAAATATAGAATATGAGGTAGAATATGTAGAATCTGTTTTATCTGACATTATGCATATATTAGAATTGCTAAAAAATAGATCAAATACTGTATATATATATACTTTGAACGAAGCCAGGCAACATATCTTGGATCTTGCTTTGAAAGAAGACAGAAAGATTCTTATGAGTTCTCTTAAGAACAAAGAAGATATTTTATTTGCAAACAAACTTTATTCCGGCAACATACTAAAAAGTTACAGGAAAATAGACGAACCTGAGCTGCTCAAAGAGTCTAGTAAATACATTGAGAATGAGATCGGGTTGAAGCTAGTAATAAACGGTGATTATGACCCTAAAAACAAGAAAAATTATGCACTTCCAAATAAACCGTCTATATACATAGAATAA
- a CDS encoding glycosyltransferase: MKLSIITTVKNEEENILNFIESALLQEPPWELIIVDSMSTDKTTEVIKKYAERYDNIKLIQKKCSRGEGRNIGVANSSSDYVIFTDGDVILDPLWLKYIREDFEKGEEIVAGNTILTGNKKFAELERVKLYYKNVDLTFPSCNLGYKKSLFLKIGGFDPVFITAEDIDLNFRAVDENKKLYYDERAIVYNKTRDNYISFYKQAFWNGYGRKQLTLKHGNLWRNYNLKKMFNNKTFKLVPLSRLAIAMLGYLYCKVKKGGFK, encoded by the coding sequence GTGAAATTATCTATAATCACAACCGTTAAAAACGAAGAAGAAAATATTTTAAATTTTATAGAATCTGCTCTTTTACAAGAGCCTCCCTGGGAACTTATTATAGTAGATTCTATGAGCACAGATAAGACAACAGAAGTAATTAAAAAATATGCAGAAAGATATGATAATATAAAGCTAATCCAGAAAAAATGCAGCAGAGGAGAGGGACGGAATATAGGAGTAGCAAATTCAAGTTCAGATTATGTTATATTCACAGACGGAGACGTAATTTTAGATCCGTTGTGGCTAAAATATATACGAGAAGATTTTGAAAAAGGGGAAGAAATAGTTGCTGGAAATACCATTTTGACTGGAAACAAAAAATTTGCAGAGTTAGAGAGAGTCAAACTATATTATAAAAATGTGGATCTTACTTTTCCAAGCTGTAACTTAGGTTATAAAAAATCCTTATTTTTAAAGATTGGTGGTTTTGACCCGGTATTTATTACAGCCGAAGATATTGACCTGAATTTTAGGGCAGTCGATGAAAATAAAAAATTATACTATGATGAAAGAGCAATTGTATATAACAAGACCAGAGATAATTATATTTCTTTTTATAAACAGGCGTTTTGGAACGGTTATGGTAGAAAACAGCTTACGTTAAAACATGGCAATTTATGGAGAAACTATAACTTAAAAAAAATGTTCAACAATAAAACTTTTAAATTAGTGCCGTTATCTAGGTTGGCTATAGCAATGCTTGGATATTTATATTGTAAAGTGAAAAAAGGTGGATTTAAGTGA
- a CDS encoding DNA polymerase sliding clamp, translating into MELKMRIKDLRDVVNMLLTLVTEAKFEFAEKGLDVKCVDSAHVAMIVVNLGKEAFIEYNFEEDISIGIDLDKIKDFLKLAAPDDIVSLKLDDRKITFSVRNLTRSMTTIDPSNITSPKIPSLGLPAKVTVSSSQFAEGLRAGEAVSDNITLYLTPNELEIYTSSEEDTSKMVIPKDLLKDLQCQEEVKSLYPIDYLLKFIRAVDFSEDVTINLGKDYPVKIEFTFKDNKGNGLFLLAPRIEGD; encoded by the coding sequence ATGGAACTTAAAATGAGGATTAAAGATTTAAGAGACGTCGTAAACATGCTTTTGACCTTGGTTACTGAAGCTAAATTTGAATTTGCAGAAAAAGGTTTGGACGTTAAATGTGTTGATAGTGCTCATGTAGCTATGATAGTAGTAAACCTCGGAAAAGAGGCTTTCATAGAGTATAACTTTGAAGAAGATATCAGCATAGGCATAGATCTGGATAAAATTAAGGATTTCTTGAAACTTGCAGCACCTGACGACATTGTGTCTTTGAAATTAGATGATCGTAAGATTACATTTTCAGTCAGGAACTTAACAAGAAGTATGACAACAATTGATCCTTCAAATATCACATCTCCAAAAATTCCCTCACTAGGCTTACCGGCGAAAGTGACAGTATCTTCATCTCAGTTTGCTGAAGGATTGAGAGCGGGTGAAGCAGTTTCAGATAATATTACACTATACCTAACACCGAATGAGCTTGAGATTTATACTTCATCAGAAGAAGACACCTCAAAGATGGTTATCCCGAAAGATCTTTTGAAAGATTTACAATGCCAGGAAGAGGTTAAAAGTCTTTATCCTATAGACTATCTATTGAAATTTATAAGAGCGGTAGATTTTTCTGAGGATGTAACGATAAATTTAGGAAAAGATTACCCTGTAAAAATAGAGTTTACATTCAAGGACAATAAAGGAAATGGATTATTTTTGCTGGCTCCGAGAATTGAAGGTGATTAA
- a CDS encoding cupin domain-containing protein yields MYSKNIIDIESNEVDMDGAKNAYIQWLITKKDGANTFALRRFVLKKGGYIPPHQHPWEHEIYILKGKGTVAAGNVQKDLKEGDFAYIEPDVVHWYKNNDDGEWIFLCAIPYKE; encoded by the coding sequence ATGTATTCTAAAAATATTATTGACATTGAATCAAATGAAGTAGATATGGATGGAGCTAAAAATGCATATATTCAGTGGTTAATAACTAAGAAAGATGGGGCCAATACTTTTGCACTAAGGAGATTTGTACTTAAAAAAGGTGGATATATCCCTCCTCATCAACATCCATGGGAGCATGAAATATATATATTAAAAGGAAAAGGTACAGTTGCTGCAGGTAATGTTCAAAAAGATCTTAAAGAGGGAGATTTTGCATATATAGAACCCGACGTAGTTCACTGGTATAAAAACAATGACGATGGTGAATGGATATTTTTATGTGCAATTCCCTACAAAGAATAA
- a CDS encoding diphthine--ammonia ligase — protein MKAISLYSGGKDSTFALYMALQQGMNIEKLVAIHPTNKESVMYHVPNIEHTKTIAEAIGIPLDLFYLSDDTNDLEEMLGNYDAKIVVSGAIKSEFQKTKLERICTNLNKISYTPLWYKDERLLIEEIIKSGFEAYISSVSAEGLDMEFLGAKFDMQLLSKLVELNKKYRINISGEGGEYESIVLNAPFFKKRLIVKEYTKEWYGSSGIFNIKKLEILKD, from the coding sequence ATGAAAGCGATCTCTCTATATTCTGGTGGGAAGGATAGCACTTTTGCGCTATATATGGCATTGCAACAGGGTATGAATATTGAAAAGCTTGTAGCTATACACCCAACAAACAAAGAATCAGTGATGTACCATGTGCCTAACATAGAGCATACTAAAACCATTGCAGAGGCTATTGGTATACCTCTGGACCTTTTTTACCTGAGCGATGATACAAATGATCTGGAAGAGATGCTTGGAAATTACGATGCGAAAATTGTGGTCAGCGGAGCAATAAAGTCAGAGTTTCAAAAAACTAAACTTGAACGAATTTGTACAAATCTAAATAAGATCTCTTATACTCCTCTATGGTATAAGGATGAGCGGTTACTAATCGAAGAGATAATAAAATCAGGATTTGAGGCATACATTTCGTCAGTTTCTGCAGAAGGGTTGGATATGGAGTTTTTAGGTGCTAAGTTTGATATGCAGCTATTGTCCAAGCTTGTTGAACTGAACAAAAAATACAGGATTAATATCTCTGGGGAGGGTGGAGAATATGAAAGCATTGTCCTTAATGCTCCGTTCTTTAAAAAAAGATTGATTGTGAAAGAATACACAAAAGAATGGTATGGAAGCTCCGGCATATTTAATATAAAAAAGTTAGAGATCTTAAAAGATTAG
- the endA gene encoding tRNA-intron lyase: protein MTTASLKTDFIIITNKSESNKLYNNGFLGTFNKNRLKLSLIEACYLLENKKLELKDKDFISLFQYSVALDPRFGAEYYIYRDLKNKGYKIKVNNTFLEVLKNGTVQRVIAYDLGSFVKFEKIVEQINEFGNHIIAVIDEDLEITYFMLSNPVLKGGFNNNIKDSLSGTLLEKNVILEKSKEIGAFGKKSGLLITLSLLESEYLIEKGILVLNGLSNNEFFHYAKERDILFELKYKVYKKMMDDGLFLKAGFKFGADFRAYGNSIKEHAEYLVHLFFRDEKMEDIARGVRLAHGVNKKLILTDGKEFIQIDWYHP from the coding sequence ATGACCACAGCATCTTTAAAAACTGACTTTATAATAATCACTAATAAGTCTGAGTCAAATAAATTATATAACAATGGCTTTTTAGGAACTTTTAATAAGAACAGGCTAAAATTATCATTAATAGAAGCATGTTATCTTCTAGAGAATAAAAAGTTAGAGCTAAAAGATAAAGATTTTATATCATTATTTCAGTATTCTGTTGCATTAGATCCAAGATTTGGAGCTGAGTATTATATATATCGTGATCTTAAAAACAAAGGGTATAAAATTAAGGTAAATAATACCTTTTTAGAAGTTTTGAAAAATGGCACAGTCCAGAGGGTCATAGCTTATGATTTAGGATCATTTGTAAAATTTGAAAAAATAGTGGAGCAAATTAATGAGTTTGGGAACCATATCATAGCAGTAATTGATGAGGATCTAGAGATCACATATTTTATGTTAAGCAACCCTGTTTTGAAAGGTGGTTTTAATAATAACATTAAAGATAGCTTATCTGGGACATTATTGGAGAAAAATGTAATATTAGAAAAGTCAAAAGAAATAGGTGCATTTGGTAAAAAGTCAGGGTTGCTTATTACTTTATCTTTATTAGAATCAGAATATCTTATAGAAAAAGGAATTTTAGTGTTGAATGGACTAAGCAATAACGAATTTTTTCATTATGCTAAAGAAAGAGATATTTTATTCGAGTTAAAGTATAAAGTGTACAAAAAAATGATGGATGATGGTTTATTTTTAAAGGCTGGATTTAAGTTTGGAGCAGATTTTAGAGCATATGGCAATAGCATAAAAGAACATGCAGAGTATCTCGTACATCTATTTTTCAGGGATGAAAAGATGGAAGATATTGCAAGAGGCGTAAGATTAGCGCACGGTGTAAATAAAAAACTGATACTTACGGATGGGAAAGAGTTTATACAGATTGACTGGTATCATCCATGA
- a CDS encoding winged helix-turn-helix transcriptional regulator — protein MNIKLGFELEYQRKIYETIVNNPGIHFRELSRITNIQIGVLEYHLHNLEKSELIVSKIDGKYRRYYASNTHSPEERYILGILRQDIPRRIVIILLEKKLVSAKDINKELKLTNASLAYYLKKLLNYNIIEYKIENDEKLYFSKSPEKIANVLIRYRRTFIDKLIDSFVDLWLSDK, from the coding sequence GTGAATATAAAGTTGGGATTTGAACTTGAATACCAGAGGAAAATTTACGAAACCATAGTTAACAATCCAGGCATACATTTTAGAGAATTGTCTAGAATTACAAATATACAGATAGGTGTGCTTGAATATCATTTACATAATCTTGAAAAATCTGAATTGATAGTATCTAAGATCGATGGAAAATATCGGAGATATTATGCTAGTAATACCCATTCTCCCGAAGAGAGATACATATTAGGGATATTAAGGCAGGATATACCAAGAAGAATAGTTATAATTTTACTTGAAAAAAAATTAGTTTCTGCTAAAGATATAAATAAAGAACTAAAGCTTACTAATGCATCTTTAGCATATTATCTAAAAAAATTATTGAACTATAATATCATAGAGTATAAAATAGAAAATGATGAAAAACTCTATTTTTCCAAGTCTCCAGAGAAAATAGCAAATGTGCTTATTAGGTACAGGAGAACCTTTATAGACAAACTTATAGACTCTTTTGTAGATTTGTGGCTGTCAGATAAATAG